The proteins below come from a single Zhouia spongiae genomic window:
- a CDS encoding glycoside hydrolase family protein: protein MKKICYLSLFVISCNLLNAQIIERMRPAEWKGLVYGGRFMDRFQPIPFKSELTSDTWGAANVLPRDVSNGIEDKDYSYWGGNILKGDDGKYHLYVCRWREDSPKGHMEWFHSIVVHAVADNAIGPYKVNDIVGSGHNPEAFRLKDGSYVVYVIDGYYHSKSFNGPWEYDNFKFDPRDRPIIEGLSNLSFARREDGSFLMVCRGGGIWFSKDGKSTYNQVSNTSVYPPVDGRFEDPVVWKTNIQYHMIVNDWYGRIAYYLRSKDGVNWKVDTGEAYMPGLAVYEDGTQVDWFKYERIKVLQDDLGRAYQANFAVIDTLKHEDRPRDGHSSKNISIPLTVGRQIQLLGNKKITARSKRIQLLIKAEDGFNPHMDIDLKSLRFGAPDEVNFGRGSVVAETKKQGDDLVIIFNGKGNGFKADNFVGKLLGKTTKGNLLFGYTRLPWVTYNAPILSARYPEIIKGSEKANISVEIQNFGQVASSVTPVDIYVKEKNEYLKIAAAKIQPMQPFERVELKLSSKYKFIKGNNYNIKLSIRIEGNTPNDLEAEVKVR from the coding sequence ATGAAAAAAATATGTTATTTATCTCTTTTCGTAATTAGCTGTAATCTGCTTAATGCTCAAATAATAGAACGAATGCGTCCAGCCGAATGGAAAGGCCTGGTGTATGGCGGACGTTTTATGGATCGATTTCAGCCGATTCCTTTTAAAAGTGAGCTAACTTCAGATACATGGGGGGCAGCGAATGTTCTGCCCAGGGATGTATCGAATGGTATAGAAGACAAAGATTACTCTTATTGGGGAGGAAATATATTGAAGGGAGATGACGGGAAGTACCATCTTTATGTATGCCGATGGCGGGAAGATTCACCCAAAGGGCATATGGAGTGGTTTCATTCGATCGTAGTTCATGCGGTGGCCGATAACGCTATAGGCCCCTATAAAGTGAATGACATAGTAGGATCGGGGCATAATCCCGAAGCTTTTCGTTTAAAAGACGGAAGTTATGTAGTTTATGTCATAGACGGTTATTATCATTCAAAATCTTTTAATGGTCCATGGGAGTATGATAATTTTAAGTTCGATCCACGAGACCGGCCTATCATTGAGGGCTTATCTAATTTATCATTTGCGAGGAGAGAAGACGGTTCTTTTTTAATGGTTTGCAGGGGTGGAGGTATCTGGTTTAGTAAAGACGGTAAAAGCACCTATAATCAGGTGTCGAATACAAGTGTTTATCCCCCGGTTGATGGGCGGTTTGAAGATCCTGTAGTCTGGAAAACCAACATACAATATCATATGATTGTAAATGATTGGTACGGAAGGATAGCTTATTATTTAAGGTCTAAAGACGGTGTTAACTGGAAGGTCGATACTGGAGAAGCTTATATGCCCGGACTGGCTGTTTATGAAGATGGCACGCAGGTAGATTGGTTTAAATACGAGCGTATAAAGGTTCTGCAAGATGATTTAGGAAGAGCATATCAGGCAAACTTTGCTGTTATCGATACGCTTAAGCATGAAGATAGACCCAGAGATGGTCATAGTTCAAAAAATATCAGTATTCCGTTAACTGTAGGCAGGCAGATACAGCTGTTGGGAAATAAAAAAATAACAGCGCGAAGCAAGCGTATTCAGTTATTAATAAAGGCAGAAGACGGGTTTAATCCACATATGGATATCGATTTAAAATCGTTACGGTTTGGAGCTCCGGATGAAGTTAATTTTGGAAGAGGATCGGTGGTGGCAGAGACTAAAAAGCAAGGAGATGATCTGGTGATAATATTTAACGGAAAAGGGAATGGTTTCAAAGCAGATAACTTTGTGGGCAAGCTATTAGGGAAGACAACTAAAGGAAATTTGCTTTTCGGTTATACAAGATTACCCTGGGTAACCTACAATGCACCCATACTTTCTGCGAGGTATCCGGAAATTATAAAGGGATCAGAGAAAGCCAACATCAGCGTTGAAATTCAAAATTTCGGACAGGTGGCTTCTTCGGTAACTCCGGTTGATATTTATGTCAAGGAGAAGAATGAATATCTCAAGATTGCAGCTGCTAAAATTCAACCCATGCAACCGTTTGAAAGAGTTGAGTTAAAGTTGTCATCAAAATATAAATTCATTAAGGGTAATAATTATAATATTAAATTAAGCATCCGTATTGAAGGTAATACTCCTAACGATTTGGAGGCCGAGGTTAAAGTCAGGTAA
- a CDS encoding zinc-binding alcohol dehydrogenase family protein, which produces MKYIVCEKPGDFLLKEKSAPIRKKGEALLKVNKVGICGTDLHAYMGNQAFFTYPRILGHELATRVIEIDANGQGIKAGDKVVVMPYISCKKCIACKNGKTNCCTDIRVLGVHTDGGMQEKIVVPQDLLISANNLTDDQMAIVEPLAIGAHALRRAGVKTGEVIVVIGCGPIGIGILKQAQLLGAKTIALDVDKGRLQYARDLIGVDHVVNVANEPLLQIQEITNGDLASVVFDATGNKKALETAPDYMAHGGRYVLVGLSKGDITYNHPAIHAKEMTLMCSRNATLEDFKRVIEILPEFPTDKFITHSVHFSEMINHFDTWTNPESGVIKATVEF; this is translated from the coding sequence ATGAAGTACATAGTATGTGAAAAACCAGGAGATTTTTTACTTAAAGAAAAGTCAGCTCCGATAAGGAAAAAAGGAGAAGCCTTGTTGAAGGTTAATAAAGTAGGTATTTGCGGTACCGATCTTCATGCTTATATGGGCAATCAGGCATTTTTTACCTATCCGAGAATTCTTGGACACGAACTGGCAACCCGGGTCATAGAGATTGATGCTAACGGGCAAGGCATAAAGGCTGGAGATAAAGTGGTGGTAATGCCCTATATAAGCTGTAAAAAATGTATAGCTTGTAAGAATGGAAAAACGAATTGTTGTACCGATATCAGGGTTTTAGGTGTGCATACCGATGGCGGAATGCAAGAAAAGATTGTGGTTCCCCAGGATCTGTTAATTTCCGCTAATAACCTTACTGATGATCAGATGGCTATTGTAGAACCATTGGCTATTGGCGCACATGCCCTGAGAAGAGCAGGCGTCAAAACAGGAGAAGTTATAGTTGTTATAGGGTGTGGACCGATAGGAATTGGCATCTTAAAACAGGCACAGTTACTGGGGGCTAAAACCATAGCCCTCGATGTGGATAAGGGTAGGCTGCAATATGCCAGGGATTTGATCGGGGTAGACCATGTAGTGAATGTTGCAAATGAGCCGCTACTTCAAATACAAGAAATAACGAATGGCGACCTGGCTTCGGTAGTTTTTGATGCAACAGGAAACAAGAAAGCTTTAGAGACGGCTCCTGATTATATGGCGCATGGCGGTCGATACGTTTTGGTAGGCCTGTCTAAAGGTGATATAACATATAACCATCCTGCGATCCATGCCAAAGAAATGACCTTAATGTGCAGCCGCAATGCCACTCTTGAAGATTTTAAAAGGGTTATTGAAATACTTCCTGAGTTTCCTACAGATAAATTTATCACGCATTCTGTACATTTTTCAGAAATGATCAATCATTTTGATACCTGGACGAATCCGGAATCGGGAGTTATAAAGGCCACGGTAGAATTTTAA